Proteins from a genomic interval of Papaver somniferum cultivar HN1 chromosome 4, ASM357369v1, whole genome shotgun sequence:
- the LOC113275366 gene encoding transcription factor MYB20-like — MGRQPCCEKVGLKKGPWTAEEDKKLINFILTNGQCCWRAVPKLAGLLRCGKSCRLRWTNYLRPDLKRGLLSESEEQMVIDLHARLGNRWSKIASNLPGRTDNEIKNHWNTHIKKKLKKMGIDPLTHQPLVPAATSTTNVDNHHLQKPNQQYSPVIDITESGTENSQHSSMTDDDQTKGVELETNTTGNSDGFCTDEVPLIQPHEILVNCNQKNNNSSSSVTSSSASSSSSSSSSEINEELGFPNLDWPEYTNMVSGGGIWDDFNCWEYLCDDLLLDGSSRKLSVNNNINTQHDLSFNHYDQYHRNNILEEEAWKFELL, encoded by the exons ATGGGAAGGCAACCTTGTTGTGAAAAAGTAGGGTTGAAGAAAGGGCCATGGACAGCTGAAGAAGATAAGAAGCTTATCAACTTCATTCTAACTAATGGCCAATGCTGTTGGAGAGCTGTTCCTAAACTTGCAG GACTGTTAAGGTGCGGCAAAAGTTGCAGATTAAGATGGACGAATTACCTGAGGCCTGATCTGAAGAGAGGTTTATTGTCAGAATCTGAAGAACAAATGGTTATCGATCTCCATGCTCGTCTTGGCAATAG ATGGTCAAAGATTGCATCCAATCTCCCTGGTCGAACTGATAATGAAATCAAGAACCACTGGAACACCCACATCAAGAAGAAGCTAAAGAAAATGGGAATTGATCCTCTTACTCATCAACCACTGGTTCCTGCCGCAACCTCCACCACAAATGttgataatcatcatcttcagaagccaAACCAGCAATATTCTCCAGTTATTGATATTACTGAATCTGGAACTGAGAATTCTCAGCATTCATCCATGACTGATGATGATCAAACCAAAGGTGTCGAATTAGAAACGAATACGACAGGAAACAGCGACGGGTTTTGTACGGATGAAGTTCCGTTGATTCAACCTCATGAAATACTAGTGAACTGTAATCAGAAGAATAATAATTCTTCATCCTCTGTTACTTCTTCATCAGCATCGtcgtcatcatcttcttcatcgtctgaGATTAATGAAGAATTAGGATTTCCAAATTTGGATTGGCCTGAATATACAAATATGGTAAGTGGTGGCGGAATTTGGGACGATTTTAACTGTTGGGAATATCTTTGTGATGATTTATTGCTGGATGGATCAAGCAGAAAACTATCCGTCAATAATAATATCAACACCCAGCATGATCTTAGTTTCAATCATTATGATCAATACCATAGAAACAACATTTTGGAAGAAGAAGCTTGGAAATTTGAGCTCCTGTAG